One segment of Ipomoea triloba cultivar NCNSP0323 chromosome 12, ASM357664v1 DNA contains the following:
- the LOC115998575 gene encoding WRKY transcription factor 22-like, whose translation MGECIGFEDNWGLQAIVQPPLMASEFSCHDLFDFSQENVLNFDGFVGSANDALLEELYKPFYQPAPSISFAGEVKQAEGAVHQILQQDGDVKKGGLDKSSPVLETPNYVPKFKRRKNEHKRVVVQVPAEELCEDKWAWRKYGQKPIKGSPYPRSYYRCSSSKGCLARKQVEQSNTAAGMFIVTYTAEHSHSQPTRRNSLAGTIRNKFPPSTASKAVIAAEYSSTAHHVPELVAAPTANNWRASSEEETKIKDEDDEELEMGEKISLSDQIQSGMPQVAMDNNEDFFAGLEDLDGLISHFSYSSQYFPSMFSS comes from the exons ATGGGTGAGTGTATTGGGTTTGAAGACAACTGGGGCCTGCAAGCCATAGTTCAGCCTCCATTAATGGCCTCCGAGTTCTCTTGCCACGACCTGTTCGATTTCTCCCAGGAAAATGTTCTCAACTTCGATGGTTTTGTCGGGTCCGCCAACGACGCCTTGTTGGAGGAGCTTTACAAGCCGTTTTACCAGCCTGCACCGTCCATTTCTTTCGCCGGAGAAGTGAAACAAGCTGAAGGCGCTGTTCATCAGATACTGCAGCAAGACGGGGATGTTAAGAAGGGTGGTTTAGATAAATCTTCGCCGGTTTTGGAGACGCCTAATTATGTGCCCAAGTTCAAAAGAAG GAAAAATGAGCATAAAAGAGTGGTGGTTCAAGTTCCAGCTGAAGAACTGTGTGAGGATAAGTGGGCATGGCGAAAATATGGGCAGAAACCCATTAAAGGCTCTCCCTATCCCAG GAGCTATTATAGGTGCAGTAGCTCGAAGGGGTGTTTGGCGAGGAAGCAAGTAGAGCAAAGCAACACAGCGGCGGGGATGTTCATAGTAACATACACGGCGGAGCACAGCCACAGCCAGCCGACGCGGCGGAACTCCCTGGCCGGGACTATCAGAAACAAGTTCCCACCAAGTACGGCCTCAAAAGCCGTGATAGCTGCCGAGTATTCATCAACTGCTCATCATGTTCCGGAATTGGTGGCGGCCCCCACCGCCAACAATTGGAGGGCGAGCAGTGAGGAGGAAACGAAGATCAAAGACGAGGATGATGAAGAGTTGGAGATGGGGGAGAAGATTTCTTTGAGTGATCAGATTCAGAGCGGTATGCCACAGGTGGCGATGGATAACAATGAAGATTTCTTTGCAGGTTTAGAGGATCTGGATGGCCTAATTTCTCACTTTTCTTATTCTTCACAATACTTTCCCTCAATGTTTTCTAGCTAG